The sequence GTGTGGTATTGTGGACTGACGCCAGAGTTGAAGATTGCTAGGGTGTCGTACAGTGTGGAGACAACAGTGTTGCAGGCATTGTGGTGTCAGTTTGAGGACAGCTCCAGACATGGTGAGTGAGTGGGAAGGTGTAGTTGTTAAAGCATTGATTaaggaagagagggattggaaacagaagtccACGCACATGATTCCTTGGCTTTGCATTGAGGGGCGGGGGGACATATTCCATATTCCCAaaaccatccgtgttgcccGCCGCCAAACCCTAGTAAACACTTTTAATTGTTTCAGGCCTTATGGAGACCTTTCTAAGTTCTCCTAAAATTCCATATCTGAGCATTTTGAAGAGTCTGGAATGGTGTAACTACTTTAAATCTACACATAGTTTACaatgagagctagctatatagctctgtgtacgACTTTAATATGTATGAATTTATACATTTATTACCCGAGGGTGTGCCGTGGCCAGCAGGTATAGTAgcccgttggtttgtttgtttgtttgtgacaggtgaatctactcacttGGTTGCCATGGCGCTGCaattacagcatggatagccttcacacaacaagttattagtaaACTTCTTTCGTAAGAAGCTAGAACTTGCATGTTGGCTGCCTACCAGCTAGTCTACacgtggcctttattcgaggtgtgtgttttcagctgaagtgatcctttaccaggaacaatggaacagggtcccTAAAGTAGAAATCTAGAATTGTGGTTGGTTGCTTCTTTATAGCCAGATTGTACGTATGTGGAGCCATAAGACTCCATACAGGCTAATTCTTTGCTCTTGATATGATTCGAGTCCATGGTGATGTCTCATGCACTACTAAAACTCAATTCTCAATTGTATTGTTCCTGTTAACTTGCTGCATGCTTACTAGCCAGCTTCCATGCTCCTATATACATCTGCATTTATTTCTCAGATTTTTATAGATTCATATCTACAGCTGAAGGTTAGCGCTTCAGTGCTCTAAGTTCAGGATATTTTTTCTGGGAAGAGAAACTTTACGGGGAAAATATACAAAatttttgcgcatgcgcaagcagtagCAGGCATCCTTTCCGAGGCCTTGTGAAAGAGGCTAAGTAGTGTCCTGGATCACACATGTCCTTAAAGTATAGAAATGAAATGTAAGCTCGATCAGCAGCAGTTttattatactgacagtaagacaatccTCAATCCGCAACGTACCGTTTCCAGCCTGGATTTTCTTTCCACGTTGGagtagacagcctcgagtaaagTCGGGGCAACACGGATAGTTATTCGAGGTCAAATGAATCCCTTTCTTCCTTTATCTTTGGTTAAAGGTACACTTACTAGTTAAacatgaaagcaccgcgggtgctgattcctcggtggaggtgtcaaagctacataacataaagctattataatagtagctttatatacacaatcatgatgaacattacTATTTTGCacttgctgcatgcaaactcaaagagtgggtaatgatcgaccatgattgtgttaaaaacgatcgatgccaaaagttcaggtctaaaattaatggctgcatcagcagagccttgcagctctcttctcactcttgcagcttcCAAttgctagcgttctagtgcagagctaactactaagtagagtagcaacactccatggacaagttttgctacgcactcttctgaaaaggctgcaatggcattccaagtaagcaaaactaggcataacttgagaacgaagcattattttgcaaatccacgaattaaaatccaagaaaacatgactagaagcctatagaaactcttacttgcacttcattgatccttgagcagctgtagcagtctacacaaacacactaccgtataccttgcttgcgcatgcgcaccgaggcataaaaatagGAAGTAGGAACGGAGATGTTTTGTGAAATTGTGTTAAAAAAGGTCACTCAGTAGTTGTATTCTCAACTTGGTGTTCTGCAGTTGAGCTTCGCTAGTTTAACCGTCAATTTGGTGACCGCTGAcctatgggtgtggttttgatTAATCTAGAAGTATCTGCCTAGTGCTAGCAGCGGTGAGCCCAAGGCCTAGCTAAGTAAGTAGACAAGTATAGCAAGATCCAagctgtacacatgcagcactACGCTGTACCATGAACCTAACCTTATAGGTATAGACCACAACTAGAGCTACAAGACAAGTTCGTACAGAAATACAGGCCATACACATTATAGCCTAGTcggcataataatattcatgttCTGCATTATAATCATGTGAAGTTAGTGAAAGAAAAACATTACTTGAGGAActaaacaacaacaacaataattatgtgagagCGGCTCAATATCTATTCAGAACACAACTACTGAGTGACCTTCAGGGCCACTGTAGTTAAAAGGTGTTTTCATTTTGTAGTCGTCAGTGTCTGAGAGTGGCagctcaccacacacacacacacacacacacacacacacacacatgtatgcacTGCAGACACAACAGATGGTGACTGTCAAAAGCTAAGAGGAGTGTGTATAAGAGAGCAGGAGTGCCTCACTCTCTACCTACTCACTGGAGCAGTACACTATGTCACCCTGCCATTTCAGGTGAGCCAACTATTGTGAAAAATTCAATGGATATGAAGACTTTTAAAGCTCCAAATCAAGACACTAAAAATGCTGAGCTTAGTCATTCTACCAGGCCCCTATACTCAGGGGGAATCAAGCCTGAACGTAATTAAAAGGTGTTCTATGGGTTAATTTCAGTACTGGCCACAAGATGCCCCCCACCTAATGTTGTACAGCATGAAACGTGTATCTAGACTCTGGTTTACATAACAAAATTGAATATTAAATGAGCAGATTATAGTCAAAATAAAGTTGCTGTGTCTGAACTCAGCATACTGTCTACTCTCCAGGTTCGGTGTGTTTGGTCCCTTGCCAATGGTCTGCTGGTGGAGAGGAGTATTCCGAGcgatggtgggtgtggtctagaGGGTTTGCCTACTCTTTTTACACTCTTGCATCCCTCCGATGACCTTTGCCCTGTTACATCGCGAAGACCAGCAGAAGGTGAGTCGTACATGTTTAGGGGTGTGGTGTCATTGGTGGTTACTTTTAACGAAAAGCAATAGTTTTCATGGTTGATATCCAGAGCAAATTTTCCATGTCCCTCTGTTGTTATGCGCATCgtcattcatgcactcctggcaTCGTACATGGTGTTCTAGCTGTGCTATCATAGTCAACACAATCTGCTCTTTGATCATCTTTCCGATCTTCAGTGTCTTATTTCAGGACTGCAAAGAGCCATACTTTCTACTATTGTGCTCGCAGTGAAGCAATTTCTTAGCTTGATGTGATGCGTTTGAAAATCATAGCATTCAGTAGGACAGCTATAGTTTGCTAGTTAGCACTTTTGCTAACTTCTGTAGCTGCTGCTCGGCACAGTTTTGCGATCTAAGGCAAATAAGTCGCAATTCCATGTAGCTGGACAACAGCCTAGATATTCATGTGCATGATACACATCAgcgcagggtttcatctaggattttaAGTTTGGGGAGGGGAAGCTTGGAAAGGTTGTGCGCAAAAAATTTAAGGTCATGCCCACTTCCGGTCGTAACAccccctataattattgttattagtTAGCTATTTAAATCATTATAATTGACAGGCAACTCCATGTAACTTGGTATAGAACACTAAACCATGTACTAAATATACAAATAATTGTGGTAAGGAAGATGATGACCAAAATTCACGATAAAATTGTCAACTTTTTGCACCAAATCATCAAAGATAATATTATCTTTGATGATTTAGTGCAAAAACGTTGACCTCGGAAATTGTCCACTAATAAGGCAAATCTCGTGAGCTAGTTAGAGAACAATAATTGTGTATGGTTTTTGTTGCCACAGTAAAAGTGTAGCGTATCATGTAGTCATTTTTACTTGGTTTTTGGGTACAGGTAATCACTTTGTTACCTAGCCGTGTGTGTAGTATAGATATTTGAGGTAACACATACAATTTGAAAGCTGTTTGTGCAGTAAATTGTATAGTTTGAAagtttgttataattatagtcaatcgAATGGATGTAATAGAAGTCTTTGTTACAGATGACTGTTAGCCCACAAAGTAGACTATAATGTGTTAGATAAATATGTTTAGTGAAGCCCACAAAATAgaacatgtatgtatagttttATATGGGTCATTTATACATTTAAACATCACAAAACTGTTCTTGAATTTGTGGTAATGGTTGAGGTGTTGATGGAGCAAGCAAGAGCATGCCTGCTTGCTGAATTCCTGACCTAGCACGATATAAGGTTGAGGTGTAAAGAGAAAATCATGACCTAGCATGTTAACTATGTCAAGTTCTAGTGGTCTCCAAGACCCAGCTGTAGCTAAATTGCAAAACAATTCAGTGTGATTTTAGAAACTTTAACGGATAAATGAAGAGGTATATATCACCATgtgattaccgtatatcttctaaatTTATCg is a genomic window of Halichondria panicea chromosome 15, odHalPani1.1, whole genome shotgun sequence containing:
- the LOC135348613 gene encoding anaphase-promoting complex subunit 1-like codes for the protein MDLPECDMANLSKACSNVAAINLNVLHQFKPGKPSEWICKKPNSKVQWQVAVDPETGSQDELFVRGNQVVWYCGLTPELKIARVSYSVETTVLQALWCQFEDSSRHDTTDGDCQKLRGVCIREQECLTLYLLTGAVHYVTLPFQVRCVWSLANGLLVERSIPSDGGCGLEGLPTLFTLLHPSDDLCPVTSRRPAEGESYMFRGVVSLVVTFNEKQ